CATGCCTTCAGCGTGCTCGCGCGCGAGCTGGTCGAGCGCCACGCCTTCACCGCCGCGCGGGGGCGGGCGCTCTACAGCCTGGAGATGACCAGCTGCTGGGTCCAGCCTCTCTCCTTCGCGCTGGAGTACGTCCGCGACGCCTTCCACCACGCCCTGAGGGGTGGGGACTTCCAGATCGCCTGCTATTGCAGCAACCACATCGTCACGGACCGCCTCATGCTGGGGCACCCCCTGGAGGAGGTCTACCAGGAGTCCGTCGCGCGCCTCGAATTCGCGCGCCAGGCCGGCTACCCGGCCGTGGAGGACGTCATCCACCACGTCCAGCGCTACGTGCAGCAGCTGCGCGGGCTGTCCCGCTCGTTCGACACGATGAGCGGCGATGACTTCGACCAGGAGGCCTTCGAGGCCGGGCTGACCCCCCAGCACATGAGCACCATGCGGTGCTGGTACTGGATCATCAAGATGCAGTCGCGCTTCATGTGCGGCGCCTACGCGCAGGTGCTGGAGGCGGGGGAGCGGGCCGACGAGCTCATCGGGACGTCGCTCGGCCACATCCAGCTGCTGAGCTTCCACCTCTACCGCGCCCTGGCCCTGGCGGCCTGTTACCCGACGGCGGCGCCGGAGACGCAACGGCGCTACCTCGAGGCCATGCGGGCGCACCAGGGGCAGCTGGCGGAGTGGGCGGGCCATTGCCCCGAGAACTTCCGCGCCCCCGAGCGGATGGTCTCCGCGGAGCTCTTCCGTGTCACCGGCCAGATGGAGGAGGCGCTCCGGGCGTACGAGGAGGCCATCCACTCCGCGCGCGTGCACGGCTTCATCCAGAACGTCGGCCTCGCCAACGAGCTGGCGGCGCGGTTCTGGCGCGAGCATCAGGCCCCCACCCTCTCCGACGCCTATGCGCGGCAGGCCCGGGAGGCCTATCTGAAGTGGGGCGCATTGGGGAAGGTCCGGCACCTGGATGCGCAGTGGACCCATCTGGTTCCCCTCACGGTCCTTCAGGCGCCCCTGGCCGGTGCGGGGGGAGCCCAGCAGCTCGACGCGCTCGCCGTGGTGAGTGCCCAGCAGGCCATCTCCGGTGAGCTGGACCTCGAGCGGCTGGCGGCGACGCTGGTGCGCGTGGCCGTCGAGAACGCCGGTGCCCAGCTGGGCGCCCTGCTTCTCGTGGACGACGACAAGCTCACGGTCGCGGCGCTCTCGGGGATGGTCAAGGAGGACCTGCCAGGGAGCCTCCTGTCCTACGTCAAGCGCGCGGGGGAACACGTGCTCGTCGCGGACGCCTCCCTGCCGCACCCCTTCTTGTCCGAGTCCTGCTTCGAGCGTGGCCGGCTCCGGTCGGTTCTCTGCCTGCCGTTGATGCGCCAGGATGCGCTCCAGGGGGTGCTGTACCTGGCGAACACCCAGGCACCCCACGCATTCACCCCGGCGCGTCTCTCGCTGCTCGGACAACTGGCCTCACACGCCGCCATCTCGCTGGAGAACGCGCGGCGGCACGCCGAGGTTCAGCGCGCCGAGGCCTCCCTGCGCCAGGCCAACGAGGAGCTCGCGCAGCGCCTGGAGGAGCGCGCGTGGGAGCTGCGACAGGCCCAGGCCCGGCTGATGGACGCGACGCGCGAGGCGGGCCTGAGCGATGTGGCCGCCAACGTGCTCCACAACGTGGGCAACGTCCTCACCAGCGCCGTCCTGAACACGCACATGCTGCGCGAGAAGGTGGACGCCTCCCGCATGGTCCGGCTCAAGCAACTCACGGTCCTGCTCGAGGAGCATCAGGATGACCTGGCGGGCTTCCTGACGAAGGATCCCCGAGGCACCCAGCTGATGAGCTATCTCTTCGGCCTGGCCGATGAGCTGCTGCGCGAGCACGCGTCGATGAAGGAGAGCCTGGGGAAGTTGAAGGAGCACATCGAGCACATGCGCGCCATCCTCCATGTCCAGCAGACCCATGGCCGGCACACGCTCCTGCCGGAGGAGTGCGAGCTCTCGCAACTGGTCGAGGATGCCCTGAGCATCCAACTGCCCGCGCTCCAGCGCCACGGCATCACCGTCACCCGGGAGCTCCAGGTGCTGCCCAAGGCGCGGCTGGACAAGCACCGGGTGCTGCAGATCCTCATCAACCTCATCACCAACGCCCGCAACGCCATGAGCGGGGTGCCGGAGGCGCGGAGGCGTCTGCACGTGCGGCTCGACGCGGAGGGGGGCACGGCGCGCATCCAGGTGGTGGACAGTGGGAAGGGGATCGCCGCGGAGCACCGCGAGCGGCTGTTCTCGCAAGGCTTCACCACCCGCACGGATGGGCAGGGCCTGGGGCTCTACTCGAGCGCGCTGGCGGCGAAATCGCTGGGAGGGCGGCTCACCCTGGAGAGCGAGGGGCCGGGCAAGGGCGCCACGGCCACCCTGGAGCTCCCGCTCGCGTAGTCCCTACTTCGCCGTGCTGCTGAGGATGTGGGCCACGGCGTTCTTGACCCAATCCTTGATGGACGCGGTCTCGAACGCGGTGGCCTGGCGCTGGGGGTACTTCTTCTCGAAGTAGTTCACCGCGGCCACGCCCATGGCGAAGGCGGTGCCACCGCTGGCGGCGCCCTTGAGGAGCCAGCCGGCGACGGGAATCCACCCCACCGTCTCGCCCACCACGGCGGTGGCGGCCTTGCGCGCGACGATGCCCGCGCCCAGGGCGGGAATGAGCCCGAGCGCCTCGCCCAGGCTGAGCTTCTCTCCGTAGATGCCGGCCACGTGGTAGATCATGTAGGCCTCGATGGCCGACGTGACCGCCGTGTGCGCGCCGGGTACGGGAATCGGAATGGCCGCGGCCCCCGCCGCGCGAAGTGCGCTCTCCTCGACCCACTCGCGCGCTGCCTTGTCTGCGTTCATCGGTGTCCCCCCTGGGGTGGTGTGGTGGGGCGTACTTTACTGGAAGCGCCCGGTCCTCCGCTCGCGTACCGGGCGAGCCGACCGCTGAAGTCGGATGTGACCGCGAATTGACCCGGCTGGAACAGGCCCTTTGCACGGGTGGAGGAGCATACGTGTTGACTCCTCGAAAGGAGCCGCACATGAACGTCGCGTCCCTCGTGAACCCCCCCCGTCCTGATGCTCCCTCTCCCGGCGCCCTGAAGCTGCTGCGCGTCGAGGCCAGCGTGCTCGCGCAGGCCTTCCTCGGCTCGGCCCGTGAGAGCGTGCTCGCCTTCCGCTTCATGCGGAGCCTGCTGCTCCACGGAGGCGCCACCGTGCCTCCTGCCTCCAGCGGGCCCGCCAAGAGAGGCGTTTCGGAGACCCGGGCCCTCGCGTAGACCCTCACCCCGTCGGAACAACGGCTGGAGGTGCCGACGGCGGACTGATCGATGACCACCGCACCGGCCGTCGCCGGGACGAACACCTCATGGATGAGCGAGTTCTTCCCCGAACCTGCGACTCCGGTGACGACGGTGAGTACGCCGGACGGGATGTCAGCGCGGCCTAGCTGAGCCCGGGTTGGCCAGTCCAAATCTCCATCAACAAGCGTGCGCGGTAACAGTGTGGGGAGAAGGCGCCGTCAAGGGAGCGAGTCATTTTGCCGCCCCACGTAAGGGCCTCTCCCCTGTCTGGTTGGGAATCCCGCATCCTATCCTTCAGGATTGTTCCACCTGAGGGAAAGGCCAGCGCCATGGCGAATGAGTACCGAAGTCCTGGGGCGGGGGTGGGCGGCGGTACGCAGCTCGAGGCTCAGCGGAACTCGCGGGGCAGGCCGTGGCGGGCCTCGCGTGTAGTGGTGCTGGTGGTGCTTGCGTTGCAAACGGCGTGCGCGACGAGCTACCCCATGGGCGGGATGCTGGCTGGCGGCGCTCGCCATCGGTGGCGGGTGCAGCGCGCGAGTCCCAGGCCACAGGAACTCGCTGGCCAGGCCCAGGAGGTGTCTGCACCGACGACCGGAGAGGCCCTCGAGGAGCTGGAGGGCACTGACGCGGGAGCCGAGGACCGCGAGGCCGGTGTCCCGGTGGTGGTGGGCGCGGCGGAGGCTGCCGGGGCGCCGGAGCGGGCGCGGCAGCGATCGTGCGGCGCGAGCGCGGCGGACGAGGAGGAGGTCCTGGAGGGGAAGGGCGTTGGGTGGCCGGATGGAGTGGGCGACGGACGGCCCTTCGAGGTGCCCATGACGCTCGACTACTTCCAGGGATTCCTCGCGCAGGCAGGTGTTCCCAGTACCGCGTTGCCCAGGGACGGGCGGACGCTGTCGCCGCAGCAGGCGCTGGAGCTGGTGCCACATCTGCTCTCCACGCCGCTGACTCTGGGTAACTTCGGGCTGCGCCGCATGGCGGCGCACCTGCTCTTGGAGGTGGCCGCGGGTGGCGAGGTGGTGTCGAGGGACGAGCTCCATGCGCGCATGCGGCGCTTCTCGCGATTGCTGGTGCTTCGCCCGGACGGATACCTGGTCAGGGCAACAACGGGAGTGGCGGTCCAGAAAGCCGGGCAGGTCGTGCTCGCCAAGGACGGGACGCTGCGCGCCGGTCGCTTCGAGGTGGGCCCGTTCTACGCCATCGAGGGGGAGTGCCTCTTCCCGGTGGAGCAGAGGCTCGAGGTTCCAAGAGGCGCGCGTCCGGCGGGCCCCTATGAGCCCGACGACAACCCGGCGCTGGCGGTGGCTGAGGGGGCGGTGCTCGCAGTGGTAGACATGGTGGAGGGCCTCTATCGGCTGGTCTTTACGGGCGAGACGCTTGAGGGGCTGGCGCAGCTGCCGGGCGCGGTGCAGCAGCTCTACGAGAGCTCGCCGCAACTGTGGGAGGAGTTTCGCCACAAGCCCTATGCGGAGAAGGTGCGCACCATTTCTCGTCTAGCGACGGGCGTGGTGCTCACAGTGGGGACTGCCGGCACTGGAGCTGCGAAGGTGGCCGCCTGGGGTGGCAAGCTGGGAAGCCTCACGGTGCCCCTGCTGTCGCTCTCGGGGGATGGCCTCCTGGCCGTGCGCCTGGTGGCCGTACCCGTGGGGAGTGTTGCCACGGCGGCCGCGCCGGCGCTGAGCGCCACCTTCGTCCTGCACATGGCCAACACGAGCGTCCAGGGAGCGGGGGGTGGTGGCGGGTGGCCTCCGGTTGGGGGGCCAGGGCAATGGGTGGAGGACACGTCTAGCATGTCCGAGCAGGCGCGGGACTACCAAGCGCAGGTGACGGGGGCACCGAGGCGATGGGCCTACAAAGTGTGCCGTGACGGGGAGTGCGTGAATTACGACGGATACGATCCGAAGACGGGCACCCTGCTCGAGGCGAAGGCGCGCGAGTACCAGAAGTGGTTCGATGAGAACCTCAACCCTAGATTCAAATACGAAGGCCTGGACAGCATGATCGAACAAGCGGAACGGCAGCTCCGAGTCGCTGGCGGGGTGCCGGTCCGCTGGCACGTCGCGGAGCCGCGAATGGTGGCCGTGCTTAGGAAGTGGTTCGATGCCAACGGCTTCCAGGCCATAGAGGTCGTTTACACAAAGCCGGTACCGTGAGGGCCGCCACGCATGAGTGAGACGTACGGAATAAAAGCCTATTGGGCGCGCAGGCCTGAGTCAGCCGAGGAGTGCGCGCGGCGGGCGGAGATGTTCTTCCGCCTCCTTGCGGAGTGTCATCCGAACTTCGCCCAGTGGTACGAGAAGAGCAACTCGGCACGGAAAGCGCTGCAACTCGGCTTCGAGCCCACCCGCGAGACCTTCCTGGGATTCTTCGGTCTGGAGAAGTACCAGAGCGGGAAGGACGGGTTCCGGTTCGGCGCCTGGACGGGTCGCGAGGCTCAAGACCAGGGGGCCATGGTCATGCTCAGGTGCGGCTCGAAGGCAGAGGTAGCGCCGAACAACCTGTGGCTCTTCCTCCCGGAAGAGGCCCAGGGTCATGAGCTGATGCTCAGCGCGACTGTCATCGCCAGCACGATGCGTGCCATCGCGGTGGCCTGGGAGCCGGAGTGGGCGGTTGCGACGGCGGACGGGCTCTGGGACGAGCTCTCTGGCGGCAGTCGGCTCGGCTGCTTCGTGGGCTGGATGACCTACTTCTCGCGGGAGCGTGGGGAAGTGCCTGCCTTGCCCGCGCCCGTGTGCGTGGAGCGGGTGGGCGACAAGGGAACGCTCGTCACCCTGATTCCCGAGCGGCTCACTTCGAGCAACCCCGAGCACGTTGCGCTCGCCTGGCGCACACAGAAACTGCTGGAGGATCGGGGGCTGTTCCGTTTGATGGTCCACCCTCCTGCGATGCGGAAGGGCTGAGCCGAGGTCCGGGTGACTCCCAACCAACCTCCACCTTGGCGATGCTGGAGGAGGGGCCCCGGGTCGAAGCTGTGAGCCTGCCCCGATTTTCTGGACACACCTCATTAACCTGGGAATCCAGCCCCCACGGAAACACATGAGCACCAGTAAAAAGGTCGCGGCCTGTTGGCTCGTGTGGCTCGTGTGGCTCGTCGTTGGCACCCT
This is a stretch of genomic DNA from Archangium violaceum. It encodes these proteins:
- a CDS encoding trifunctional serine/threonine-protein kinase/ATP-binding protein/sensor histidine kinase, which codes for MQDHLGTPLRFQLPQRLYGRDTHVATLLQGFGRVAQGRRSELILVRGYSGIGKSSVVSELRAPVVRRGGFFLSGKSDQFQRDIPYATLAQAIGGLTQQLLAAPGEELARWRERLSEAWGELGQVLVDVVPQLERVVGRQPAVPELPASESKLRFHRVCQKFLGVFATPEHPLVVFLDDLQWADLASLELLRHLLIHPETPPLLLIGAFRDNEVSASHPLALALAELRVAGVRMTDLQLEPLSREHIQQLVADSLPGAGEGMVGPFAALVHEKTGGNPFFLTQFMLTLHHDGLLTRTPEGGWRWDAAGVRAKDYSDNVVDFMVSRLRQLPVRAQHLLQLAACVGNVFQRQLLVIISGAEPSEVEAGLEEALQEGMLVRVGSEQCRFLHDRIQQAAYELIPAQERKAVHLRIGRLMLASLSPEEVREKIFDVVGQLNAAAELIVDERERHRVARLNAEAGWKARASTAFRSAADSFALAFTFIPGDPWETDPELAFKLQLDRAHSEFMSGNAAEARRLVAALLPRIRTRADLAAVYRLESDLHLAANEIESAGTCLLEGLAQMGMPMSPHPSREEVVAANEEVWALMGERSIESLVELPLMTDPDKKALMDLLSALFTPAIFTDANLLVLHLCRMLSLSLRYGNTEASVHGFGWYGLMLGAVFKRYREGHAFSVLARELVERHAFTAARGRALYSLEMTSCWVQPLSFALEYVRDAFHHALRGGDFQIACYCSNHIVTDRLMLGHPLEEVYQESVARLEFARQAGYPAVEDVIHHVQRYVQQLRGLSRSFDTMSGDDFDQEAFEAGLTPQHMSTMRCWYWIIKMQSRFMCGAYAQVLEAGERADELIGTSLGHIQLLSFHLYRALALAACYPTAAPETQRRYLEAMRAHQGQLAEWAGHCPENFRAPERMVSAELFRVTGQMEEALRAYEEAIHSARVHGFIQNVGLANELAARFWREHQAPTLSDAYARQAREAYLKWGALGKVRHLDAQWTHLVPLTVLQAPLAGAGGAQQLDALAVVSAQQAISGELDLERLAATLVRVAVENAGAQLGALLLVDDDKLTVAALSGMVKEDLPGSLLSYVKRAGEHVLVADASLPHPFLSESCFERGRLRSVLCLPLMRQDALQGVLYLANTQAPHAFTPARLSLLGQLASHAAISLENARRHAEVQRAEASLRQANEELAQRLEERAWELRQAQARLMDATREAGLSDVAANVLHNVGNVLTSAVLNTHMLREKVDASRMVRLKQLTVLLEEHQDDLAGFLTKDPRGTQLMSYLFGLADELLREHASMKESLGKLKEHIEHMRAILHVQQTHGRHTLLPEECELSQLVEDALSIQLPALQRHGITVTRELQVLPKARLDKHRVLQILINLITNARNAMSGVPEARRRLHVRLDAEGGTARIQVVDSGKGIAAEHRERLFSQGFTTRTDGQGLGLYSSALAAKSLGGRLTLESEGPGKGATATLELPLA
- a CDS encoding DUF697 domain-containing protein, with product MNADKAAREWVEESALRAAGAAAIPIPVPGAHTAVTSAIEAYMIYHVAGIYGEKLSLGEALGLIPALGAGIVARKAATAVVGETVGWIPVAGWLLKGAASGGTAFAMGVAAVNYFEKKYPQRQATAFETASIKDWVKNAVAHILSSTAK
- a CDS encoding restriction endonuclease fold toxin 5 domain-containing protein codes for the protein MLVVLALQTACATSYPMGGMLAGGARHRWRVQRASPRPQELAGQAQEVSAPTTGEALEELEGTDAGAEDREAGVPVVVGAAEAAGAPERARQRSCGASAADEEEVLEGKGVGWPDGVGDGRPFEVPMTLDYFQGFLAQAGVPSTALPRDGRTLSPQQALELVPHLLSTPLTLGNFGLRRMAAHLLLEVAAGGEVVSRDELHARMRRFSRLLVLRPDGYLVRATTGVAVQKAGQVVLAKDGTLRAGRFEVGPFYAIEGECLFPVEQRLEVPRGARPAGPYEPDDNPALAVAEGAVLAVVDMVEGLYRLVFTGETLEGLAQLPGAVQQLYESSPQLWEEFRHKPYAEKVRTISRLATGVVLTVGTAGTGAAKVAAWGGKLGSLTVPLLSLSGDGLLAVRLVAVPVGSVATAAAPALSATFVLHMANTSVQGAGGGGGWPPVGGPGQWVEDTSSMSEQARDYQAQVTGAPRRWAYKVCRDGECVNYDGYDPKTGTLLEAKAREYQKWFDENLNPRFKYEGLDSMIEQAERQLRVAGGVPVRWHVAEPRMVAVLRKWFDANGFQAIEVVYTKPVP
- a CDS encoding immunity 52 family protein; its protein translation is MSETYGIKAYWARRPESAEECARRAEMFFRLLAECHPNFAQWYEKSNSARKALQLGFEPTRETFLGFFGLEKYQSGKDGFRFGAWTGREAQDQGAMVMLRCGSKAEVAPNNLWLFLPEEAQGHELMLSATVIASTMRAIAVAWEPEWAVATADGLWDELSGGSRLGCFVGWMTYFSRERGEVPALPAPVCVERVGDKGTLVTLIPERLTSSNPEHVALAWRTQKLLEDRGLFRLMVHPPAMRKG